The genomic interval CTTTAATATTTTCAGGGTTTATCTTTTTAAAGAAAAACTCAACCCCTCTTTTGCTTCCGAAAAAAATCCAGTCAAAGTTTGAAAAGTCTGATATTTCAAATTCTGTTTCTTTGAATTTAATCGCTTCAAATCCAGCAATTTCAATATCAGTCTCAGTAATTTCTATTTTTTTTAGCCCTTCAAGGCTATCCTTTGAACCAAAAACAGCAATCTTTTTCACAAATATATTTTAGCAAAAAAACTATGTGGAAGATAAAAAGATAAAAGTCACTTTAACTTTTTCAAAGACAAAGATTTTTGTATGGTAAATTATAGATAGATTAAAAAAAATGGAGGAATGCTATGAAAATAGCCGTTGTTGGGATTGGCGCAGTGGGTGGAGTTATTGCTTCAAAAATAGATAGAGAATATGCCCCTGTTATGATAAGTAAAAACAAAGAAATAGTCAAAAGTATAAGAGAGAATGGATTGAGAGTCAAAAAGGAGAAGGCAACTCACTGTAATGTAAACTGTTGTCCGAGAATTTATTCGTCATTTAAAGAGGCAGATTTAAAGTTTGACATAATTCTACTTTGTACAAAAGCAACCAATGTTATTGATGCAGCAAAAGAGGCTTTAAATTATTTAAGTGAAATTGGATTTATAGTTTCTTTTCAGAACGGTATTGTTGAAAATCATCTTCTTGAATTTGTTCCTGAAGAGAAGCTTGTTGGGGGAATAATAGGTTTTGGAGCAACAATGCACCAGCCAGGTTTTGTTGAAATGACTTCTCATGGGGAGATTGTAATAGGTGAATTGAACGGTTGCATTAAAGAAAGGATAAAGGTTTTAAAGTCAATTCTTGATAGTGTTATTGAGACAAGGATAACTCAGAATATCTGGGGTGCAAAGTATTCAAAACTTCTTATTAATGCCTGTATTACAACAATGGGAGCTGTTTCAGGTTTAACTTTGGGAGAGATGCTTTCAAAGAAAGAATTCAGGGAAGTATTCAGAAAGATTTTGTACGAAGGGGTTGAGGTTGCTAAAAAAAAGGGGATAAAGCTTGAAAAAATTTCAGGGGTATCAATACACAAACTTGCCGCATCTGAGAGAGAGATAAATGGAAAATTTTGTTTATCAAAGTTTCATAAAGACTTAATAATAAAATTTATTGGAAGAAAGTATAAAAATTTAAAATCTTCAAGCTTGCAGAGCCTTGAAAGGGGAAGAAAGACAGAAGTTGATTTTATAAACGGGATTATAGTGAGGTATGGCAAGGAAACAGGATTTGAAACCCCTGTTAATGAGAGAATAGTTGAAATAGTCCACGAAATTGAAAACGGAAAGAGAAAAATCTCACCTGAAAATTTGAGGGAGTTGATATTTTAAAAATTAAATTTCCATAATTTTTTTCAATGTTATTTTTGCATAGTTTGATTATGCAAAAATGGCACAATAGGTTGAATCTGGCATAATTTCCCTATCTTTTTTCATAATTTTAACAGGCATAAAAATTGCATAATTTATATGAGATGAAAAATTAATATAGGGAGTGTGTTTATGGATACAGGCATTAAGGCTATTAACGAGCAGGTAAAAGAAAAGAGTGCAGTTGTTGACGCTTTGTTAGGTGAGGTTTCAAAGGCAATTGTTGGACAGAGGTATATGGTTGAAAGGCTGCTTTTAGGAATTTTAACAGGCGGCCACATACTTGTTGAAGGTGTACCTGGCCTTGCTAAAACCCTTGCAATTAAATCTATTGCTGACGCGATTGACTGCTCTTTTAAGAGAATTCAGTTTACCCCTGATTTGCTTCCTGCTGATTTAACAGGAACCCAGATTTACAATCCAAAGGACGGTACCTTTACATCAAAAAAAGGCCCTATATTTGCAAATCTTATACTTGCAGATGAGATTAACAGGGCACCTGCAAAGGTTCAGTCTGCTTTGCTTGAAGCAATGCAGGAAAAGCAGGTAACCGTTGGGGATAACACCTACAAGCTTCCTGACATTTTCCTTGTTATGGCAACCCAGAACCCAATTGAGCAGGAGGGAACATACCCATTGCCTGAGGCACAGGTTGACAGGTTTATGCTTAAATTAAAGATTACCTATCCATCAAAGGAAGAGGAATTGGAGATTCTTGAAAGGTACACAACAGGGAAAGAGATAAAGGTATCAAAGGTTTGCACTTTGAAAGAGATTGAGGAGTTAAAAGGGATTATTCCAGAGATTTATGTTGACGATAGGCTTAAAAAGTATGTTGTAAACATTGTTGATAGCACAAGAAACCCTGAAAATTATGGTTTAGACGATTTAAAGATTTTAATAGATTACGGCGCATCTCCGAGGGCGACTTTATCCCTTATTACAGCAGCAAAGGGGCTTGCTGCAATAAGGAGAAGAGGTTACATAACTCCCGAAGATATTAAGGCTGTTGCCCCTGATGTTTTAAGGCATAGAATTATTGTTTCTTACGAGGCTGAGGCTGAGCAAATTGATTCAGACGCAATAATCAGGAAAATCTTTGACGAGATTGAAGTTCCGTAATTTGCTGTTGAAAATTTGGGAGAATTTATGAAAGCAGAAGAACTTCTGAAAAAAGTCAGAAGGATTCAAATAAAAACAAAAAGGCTTGTTGATGAAGCGATAGGGGGGGAGTACCACTCTATATTTAAAGGAAGGGGACTTGAATTTGCCGAAGTAAGGGAGTATATCCCCGGTGATGATGTAAGGACAATTGACTGGAATGTTACAGCAAGGATGAATTTCCCCTTCGTTAAAAGGTTTAAGGAAGAAAGGGAATTGACAATTATGCTAATTGTTGACATTTCCCCCTCTATGAATTTTGGAAACAACAATAAATTAAAGAGGGAATTGCTTGCTGAAATTTGCGCCTTAATAGGCTTTTCAGCAATAGAAAACAACGATAGAGTTGGTTTAATTGCATTTTC from Thermotomaculum hydrothermale carries:
- a CDS encoding ketopantoate reductase family protein; the protein is MKIAVVGIGAVGGVIASKIDREYAPVMISKNKEIVKSIRENGLRVKKEKATHCNVNCCPRIYSSFKEADLKFDIILLCTKATNVIDAAKEALNYLSEIGFIVSFQNGIVENHLLEFVPEEKLVGGIIGFGATMHQPGFVEMTSHGEIVIGELNGCIKERIKVLKSILDSVIETRITQNIWGAKYSKLLINACITTMGAVSGLTLGEMLSKKEFREVFRKILYEGVEVAKKKGIKLEKISGVSIHKLAASEREINGKFCLSKFHKDLIIKFIGRKYKNLKSSSLQSLERGRKTEVDFINGIIVRYGKETGFETPVNERIVEIVHEIENGKRKISPENLRELIF
- a CDS encoding AAA family ATPase; amino-acid sequence: MDTGIKAINEQVKEKSAVVDALLGEVSKAIVGQRYMVERLLLGILTGGHILVEGVPGLAKTLAIKSIADAIDCSFKRIQFTPDLLPADLTGTQIYNPKDGTFTSKKGPIFANLILADEINRAPAKVQSALLEAMQEKQVTVGDNTYKLPDIFLVMATQNPIEQEGTYPLPEAQVDRFMLKLKITYPSKEEELEILERYTTGKEIKVSKVCTLKEIEELKGIIPEIYVDDRLKKYVVNIVDSTRNPENYGLDDLKILIDYGASPRATLSLITAAKGLAAIRRRGYITPEDIKAVAPDVLRHRIIVSYEAEAEQIDSDAIIRKIFDEIEVP